In the genome of Candidatus Aegiribacteria sp., the window GGAGTCGGATTTGAACAGGATCACATTGGTTCCCGCTATAATCACGGCCTGTTCCCTGTCAGAAGGAAGAGGAGCTATTCCCAGAGTAAAAACATCCTCTCCGCTCTCCTCCATTCTTTCCATATTTTTTCCCATGAAAGCCAGGGATACTGTAGATCCCTGTACGATACCGACGGTGCCGTCCGCGAAATCATTCTGGTGTGTGTAACCCGAGGATATTCTGGCAGATCTGTCTGTATGTATTATATCTATCAGCAGTTGCAGAGCATCTACTCCTTCCTGAGAAGAGAAGGCTGTTCTGGTGCTGTCACTGTTGAGAAGAGATCCTCCTCTCTGGAGAAGCAGGTTCTCGAACATGCCGACACTGGGGTTGAACGCGGTTCCCCATCGATCGCAATCATCCAGAAGATCACCATCGTTATTCCCGTCAACCGTAAGAGCGATCAGTACACTTCGGTAATCCTCCCAGGTTTCGGGAGGCTGCAGCTCAAGACTGTCCATCAATTCAACGTTGTAATAAAGAGCCTGCACGCTCTTATTGAAGGGGAAGCTGTAGATCCGGCCATCGTATGTGTTGTTACGCTGGAATACAGGGAAGAAATCGTTGTTCCATCGTTCTGCAATCTCCGCTGAATCAAGTTCCATGAGCGAATCGAGTGGAACAAGAGCATCGCCTCTTATCAGCTGTGAAGTCCAGGTTTCGTAGGCCTGGGCTACTACGGGGGTATCACCGGCCATTACACTGGCTAGAATTTTCTGGCAGAGTGCCCTGTAATTACCCATACTGACAGGAATGACTTCTATTCCAGGATGTGTTGAATTGAATTCGGTAATGAGAGTATCCTCAAGGTACTCCCCCAGTGGACCGCCCATCGCGTGCCAGAAAATAACCTGAACTTCTCCGCTGCTGCTACGCGGACTGTTCTGGCAGGCCAGTAGTAGAATCAGGAGAATGGGAAGAAAACTTCTGAGCAGATCATACCTCCTTGAATCAGATCAGAAAACACGGAGTAGTATACTATCAGAAGTATACTCTTACCAGATACGATTACTCGTATCAGTCTTTACTGCAGCATGAGCCGGAGGGACAACTGCCGGATTTGTCTCCACTCTTCGGTTTCGCATAGTCATTTGCGTGAAATCCAGCACCCTTGAAGATGATTCCGGAACCTGTTCCTATCATCCTCTCAACCCTGTTTCCACATTCCGGACACTTTCTTTCGGCGGTATCATTCATATTATGGAATTCTTCGAACCTGTGTCCGCAATTGCTGCATTTGTATTCGTAAGTAGGCATGTTTAACCCTTTCAGTCATTCTCTATCATAATAATCGCACCGGAAGGACATATGTCTCTGCACATCGCACAACCGGAGCAGCCCCGTCTGATATGAGCTCTTCCTTTCTTATCAACCCTTACCCTTCGGTAATAACAGATAGATTCGCAGTCTCCACATCCCCTGCACAACTCACGATTGACAATCGCTCTCCGCAGAGGTTCGGGCTTATAGAACAATCCCTTCCCGGGATAATTTTCGGCTTTTTGTCTGCGAAACAAAAATTCTGTTAACACACTCATTAAACACCTCATAGCCTAATACAGGCAAAAAACCTTCCAATCATCATACATTCGTTATTGCATTATTGTAAGCAACATACAATTTCATAGGAAGGTTTTTAATGTGTTTCTGCGTCAATCCGGCATATCAATTACTGTATCCTCAGGATTGGAGCCTTCATTGTTTATTTCCGATTCCTCGCTGCCAGCAATCCTGCTGACCTGGGAAGTTGTCACACCTTCCTTTAGCGCAACTATCAGGCCAATCAGTATTATCGGCACAAACTGGGTGGTATGGAACATCAGTGCCAGTATACGCGCATTTTCAGCAGTTATCCCGATGAGCCCTGGAAGAACAAGTACCAGGGCGCCATGCACAGTACCCGCTCCAGCGGGGGTGGGAATCATCATACCAAGCCCTGCAAGCACCAGAACAAGTAATGGATAGTACCACAGGATCTGCAGATGCATAGCCCAGAATACGGGAATCACCGATAAGATCAGTGAGCACCAGACACACAGGGAATACAGGCTTACGCGCAGGGTATCTCTCCAATCCCGGAGTATTTCAAGACCATGGGAGAAGGAGATTAGAAGTTTTTCAAATTTCACCGATAGTGATTTAAGCCTGACCCATCGGAGAGGGGCGGATATAATCCTGGCTGTCCCCTCTTTCCATTTTCGAAGGAATATTAGTGTCATAAGAATTATCAGATATAGCAGTCCGGCTGCAATCAGTCCCAGCCTTGTTGTGCTGTCAAGCTCACTCCAGAATACTGTAAGTACGATAAGGGTCATGGCTGCAAGTGTAAGTCCATCGAAAATTCTGGCAAGAACCACGGTCGCGAAGGAACTTGCTCTGGGCACGGATGTTCTTCTCGAAAGAAGCAGAGCTCTAAGTATCTCTCCAACTCTCCCGGGAAGAATTGAATTCACAAAAAATCCTATGATCAGAGGACCTGCAGCATCCTTTGTTGATACATCGCTGATGGGTGAAAGAAGAAACCGCCATCTGAATATTCTAAAAACATAGCTCAAAGAAAGAGGTACAAGCACAAGCAGAAGAACTTCCCATTGCATCTCTTTCAGAACCAATAACAAATATGTAGTATCTGTCTTCCTGTAGGTGAGATATAATGCAATTCCAGCAATGATAATACCTGGAACAACATGTTTCCATATACCGCCCTTTTTCAAATCAGCTGCTCAAAATCGGCCAGTGCTTTCTCGACAGCGTAGCAGATGGCATGGCCCGCTACAAGAAGAGCTTCCTGAATGTGGCTGGTTTCCTCGGATGTGATTTTGACACAAGCATCGGTCATGTCTACCAGTGCTCCCCCTCCCGCACCAGTAAAACCGATGGTTTGCATAGATCTTCTTCGCGCTGCCTTCACGGCTTTCAGCACGTTCTCCGAAGTACCGCTTGTGGTTATAGCTATCAAGACATCTCCCGGTTTACCCAGGGCTTCGATCTGTCTGGAAAATATCTCAGTAAAATCGTAATCGTTGGCTATCGCGGTTATTATCGCTGAATTAGCGGTGAGGGCAACAGCTGGTATGGCTTTTCTCTCCATACGAAACCTTCCTACGAGTTCACCTGCTAAATGTTGCGAATCAGCAGCACTGCCACCGTTTCCGCAGAAAAAAACGGTTCCGCCGTTTCGAACACATTCTATACATAGACCGGCCGCTTCTTCAACTACTGAACCGTCTACCGAATTTAGAACACATCCCGCTGATTCAATGTATTCATCTATATCAGACATTACTTATCCTCCAACTTTCTATCGCATCCCATACGGTGGGCAGTTGTACCCCCCTGGATGTAGTCAGTTCAGAATAGACAGGTCTCGGGGCATCAAGATAAAGGTCGGACCATGAGATCTCACCTACGATACCGCCTGCAAATTCAGTCAGTCTTTTGGCAGCTTCTGCCGGCGTCACTCCAGGCCTGTTGATAAGGTGATACACTCCGCTTCCATCATGAGTGACAATATCAACGATTGCTCTTGCAAGATCCGGCGCATATGTAAGACAGGCTACCTGATTTCCTACAGCCAGGACTTCGCCCGATTCTGAAAGAGATCTCCAGAGAAATGGGATCATCCCTCCTGTTGAGGAGTACATCCAGGATGTTCTGACAACAATATTTCCAGGATCCGCATCAAGTGCCTCAGCTTCCCCCAGCAGTTTACTCTCACCGTATACATTGGCAGGAGAGGTTTCATCATCTTCAAGAAAAGGTTTTGTCTGCCCTTTGAAACCTGTGAATACATGATCGGTGGAGATTGTTACCAGTCTTCTGCCTGTTCTCACTAGATTTGCCACGCCATCCTTGTGTACTTTCATAGCCAGTTCAGGTACCCTCTGGCACAGGTCCACATCCGCCACAGCAGCGCAATTGATAATCCACTTCGGATCAATTCTGTCGACAGCCGTCCTGACGGAATCAGTATCGGTAATATCCACCTCCGGCAGATCAGTTCCTACAGCATCCTTCCCCAGAAGATCGATCAATGCTCTCCCCAGTTGACCCGAGGCACCGGTAATAAGGAACTCAACTTTCATGATCTCTCTTATTTCTATTATACTTTTCGTAACAATTACGAATAGTGATGTTTCAGGTAAAACTCCACAGGCTCTGAGTATTCAATGAATGCAGAGACTCTCTTTCACCTGGAGAAGAAGATTTGTAGATTACGTAAAGGAACGGAATCCTTTCAAGTTCCTGGAACTATATGACAATTGGGGTACATAAGTAAATGGAGGGACACATGAAAAGCTCAATATATATCACTCGGATGATGTGGTTCGGTTGAGAACCGCTGCTCTATCTATCCTGCTCTTTCTGCTGGTACCTCTTTCTTCCTCTATGGCGGACGAAGACAGGGCGCTTGAAAAACTGATGAATATCGTCACTGCCCTGCAGGAGATCGGCGATGTAATGATTGGTGAACCGGTAACAGGAACAATTGCCCTGGGCGATACTACGGTTCTCCAGCTTACACTCAGTGATGAGTACATGTACAGTTTTTATGTCTGGTCCGATTCTTATTTCAACATAATGGAATTCTGGCTCTCCGATTCCCGTGGAGAAATTCATAGCATAGCCGACGGTGACAACGCTTCACTTGCAGCGTATCCGGACACCACGGGTAGGTGGACACTGAGCATACTCCTCCATGAGGGAGCATATTCCGATTCGGCTTCCTATGCTACGGCCGTTTTCAGGAGCAAACGGTATCTCTGAGAAAGAATCCTGTGTGAGGAACCAGTCATCTATAGAATAGCTGGGTAATAACATTCATCCAGGGAACTCAGTCAGCGTGTAATCTCCTTATGAGGTGTTATCTCTGTGATCTCTTTTAAAATATAGACTACGGGATACATCTCCGGGTTGTTTGTAAGGAATCGCGGAAAAAGCGATCTCAGTACCTACAGAACAGGGAACAACAAAATCGGATGAAGTCACATTCGAAAAGCATAATTACTTTTTCAAATTGTGCTTAAACAGGATATTTGTCAGTTTATTAGCTGTAAACGACTTTTGCAAGTGACCAGAAGTTACGTCCGACCCCGACCCCATTCGGCCTGAGGAAGGATCTTGAGTTCCTCGTGAGAGCCCTTCCTGCCTTTGAGGATTATTCTTTCAGCTGGTTTCCCAGCGGAACCCACAGGTTGAACCTCAACGGGATTTATACCGAAAGCCCTGCAACCAAGCAGAATTTCAGGAAGCAGGGAAGCTTTGTTGATTATCAGGAATTCGCCGCCCCGTACCAGCAGGTGAGCAGCTCCTCTTATAAACTGATACAGGAGCAGGTCTGATCCGGCCCGTGACCTGTCCCTTCTATTGTCAGGGCTGTTTCTGACAGAACCAAGCCTGCCGTAGGGAGGATTCATAATGACAGCATCCGCTATACATTCCGCGAAAGCAAAGGGTACCGTTTCAAGACTGCAGCATACCGCGGCAATGTCCACAGGAGTTCTCTGAAGATCTTTCGAGGCCAGCAGGAGTTTCAGGGGATAGTACCTGATATCGATGCCGATCCATCTGCATC includes:
- a CDS encoding flippase-like domain-containing protein; its protein translation is MKKGGIWKHVVPGIIIAGIALYLTYRKTDTTYLLLVLKEMQWEVLLLVLVPLSLSYVFRIFRWRFLLSPISDVSTKDAAGPLIIGFFVNSILPGRVGEILRALLLSRRTSVPRASSFATVVLARIFDGLTLAAMTLIVLTVFWSELDSTTRLGLIAAGLLYLIILMTLIFLRKWKEGTARIISAPLRWVRLKSLSVKFEKLLISFSHGLEILRDWRDTLRVSLYSLCVWCSLILSVIPVFWAMHLQILWYYPLLVLVLAGLGMMIPTPAGAGTVHGALVLVLPGLIGITAENARILALMFHTTQFVPIILIGLIVALKEGVTTSQVSRIAGSEESEINNEGSNPEDTVIDMPD
- a CDS encoding methyltransferase, which encodes MGSCEGNLQIDSAAVKNIEQVVLPGGIDVYQDPGAPVTTDTILLASSLHISPGSVIVDLGCGSGGAAIYSSSLNPGCRWIGIDIRYYPLKLLLASKDLQRTPVDIAAVCCSLETVPFAFAECIADAVIMNPPYGRLGSVRNSPDNRRDRSRAGSDLLLYQFIRGAAHLLVRGGEFLIINKASLLPEILLGCRAFGINPVEVQPVGSAGKPAERIILKGRKGSHEELKILPQAEWGRGRT
- a CDS encoding SIS domain-containing protein; this translates as MSDIDEYIESAGCVLNSVDGSVVEEAAGLCIECVRNGGTVFFCGNGGSAADSQHLAGELVGRFRMERKAIPAVALTANSAIITAIANDYDFTEIFSRQIEALGKPGDVLIAITTSGTSENVLKAVKAARRRSMQTIGFTGAGGGALVDMTDACVKITSEETSHIQEALLVAGHAICYAVEKALADFEQLI
- a CDS encoding NAD(P)-dependent oxidoreductase, translating into MKVEFLITGASGQLGRALIDLLGKDAVGTDLPEVDITDTDSVRTAVDRIDPKWIINCAAVADVDLCQRVPELAMKVHKDGVANLVRTGRRLVTISTDHVFTGFKGQTKPFLEDDETSPANVYGESKLLGEAEALDADPGNIVVRTSWMYSSTGGMIPFLWRSLSESGEVLAVGNQVACLTYAPDLARAIVDIVTHDGSGVYHLINRPGVTPAEAAKRLTEFAGGIVGEISWSDLYLDAPRPVYSELTTSRGVQLPTVWDAIESWRISNV
- a CDS encoding zinc ribbon domain-containing protein, which codes for MPTYEYKCSNCGHRFEEFHNMNDTAERKCPECGNRVERMIGTGSGIIFKGAGFHANDYAKPKSGDKSGSCPSGSCCSKD
- a CDS encoding ABC transporter substrate-binding protein; the protein is MGGPLGEYLEDTLITEFNSTHPGIEVIPVSMGNYRALCQKILASVMAGDTPVVAQAYETWTSQLIRGDALVPLDSLMELDSAEIAERWNNDFFPVFQRNNTYDGRIYSFPFNKSVQALYYNVELMDSLELQPPETWEDYRSVLIALTVDGNNDGDLLDDCDRWGTAFNPSVGMFENLLLQRGGSLLNSDSTRTAFSSQEGVDALQLLIDIIHTDRSARISSGYTHQNDFADGTVGIVQGSTVSLAFMGKNMERMEESGEDVFTLGIAPLPSDREQAVIIAGTNVILFKSDSVQVEAGWEFIKWFTEPRQQARWSAATGYIPATRTSMAYPEMQERFQECTGLKDAMLQVEYAQFEPQRTFWYDGRLFLSEAVEIALYGRMSAEEALERAANLADAELGSELE